A portion of the Candidatus Hydrogenedentota bacterium genome contains these proteins:
- the hybB gene encoding Ni/Fe-hydrogenase cytochrome b subunit — protein MSGKARPVPVRHGLLTPGVALLSAVALAGLAAGLYRFIFGLGAATNLSNQYPWGIWIGVDVASGVALAAGGFTSAAVAHIFHRHKYEALMRPALLTAMLGYTFAVIGLMADLGRYYNIWHPVWPGMWQGNSVLFEVAMCVMVYLNVLYIEFMPMVCERFIGRVGLPGPLSRLNTPVESLLRLAQGVLSRHLAVFIIMGVVLSCMHQSSLGSLLLIAPYKVNPLWYTPALPLLFLLSAVAAGFSIVIFESLLVSWTLNRKPEMRLLTPYSRFALFFLGVYGVVRFSDFFIREAHTHLPGSGFAGKVFLAEIGLGIALPFLMLLSERVRRSPRLLLAAVGCVVGGVLMNRVDIFLVAFRPPYAESAYLPSLSEILVTTGLVAALILAYRVCITVFPVLHDGEAETAEVSGPAPAPPLGRTEPHEA, from the coding sequence GTGAGCGGAAAAGCCCGTCCCGTCCCCGTGCGCCACGGCCTGCTGACCCCCGGCGTGGCGCTCCTTTCAGCCGTGGCCCTGGCCGGACTTGCCGCAGGCCTGTACCGGTTTATTTTCGGACTGGGCGCCGCCACCAACCTGAGCAACCAGTACCCGTGGGGCATCTGGATCGGGGTGGATGTCGCGTCCGGCGTGGCGCTGGCGGCGGGCGGCTTCACCTCCGCGGCGGTGGCGCACATCTTCCACCGCCACAAATACGAGGCGCTGATGCGTCCCGCCCTGCTGACGGCCATGCTCGGCTACACCTTTGCGGTGATCGGCCTCATGGCCGACCTGGGCCGCTATTACAACATCTGGCACCCCGTGTGGCCGGGGATGTGGCAGGGAAACTCGGTGCTCTTCGAGGTGGCCATGTGCGTCATGGTGTACCTGAACGTGCTCTACATCGAGTTCATGCCGATGGTCTGCGAGCGGTTCATCGGGCGCGTCGGGCTGCCGGGGCCGCTGTCCCGCCTGAACACCCCCGTGGAGTCCCTCCTCCGGCTGGCGCAGGGCGTTCTCAGCCGGCATCTGGCCGTGTTCATCATCATGGGCGTGGTCCTTTCCTGCATGCACCAGTCGTCCCTCGGCTCCCTGCTGCTCATCGCGCCCTACAAGGTGAACCCGCTCTGGTACACCCCGGCGCTTCCCCTGCTGTTCCTGCTCTCCGCCGTGGCGGCGGGATTCTCCATCGTGATATTCGAGTCGCTGCTGGTGTCCTGGACCCTGAACCGCAAACCGGAAATGCGTCTGCTGACCCCCTACAGCCGTTTCGCGCTGTTCTTTCTGGGTGTTTACGGCGTGGTCCGGTTTTCGGATTTCTTCATCCGGGAGGCCCACACGCACCTTCCCGGCTCGGGCTTTGCCGGGAAGGTCTTTCTCGCTGAAATCGGCCTGGGCATCGCGCTTCCCTTCCTCATGCTGCTTTCCGAAAGGGTGCGCCGCTCGCCCCGGCTGCTGCTGGCGGCCGTGGGCTGCGTTGTGGGGGGGGTGCTCATGAACCGCGTGGACATCTTTCTGGTGGCGTTCCGCCCGCCCTACGCGGAGTCGGCCTACCTCCCCAGCCTGTCTGAAATCCTGGTGACCACCGGCCTGGTGGCCGCCCTGATCCTCGCTTACCGTGTTTGCATCACCGTTTTCCCCGTGCTGCACGACGGGGAGGCCGAAACCGCGGAGGTGAGCGGGCCGGCGCCCGCCCCCCCATTAGGACGAACGGAACCCCATGAGGCCTGA
- a CDS encoding 4Fe-4S dicluster domain-containing protein encodes MAGAGVAGVSLAPRAAANGESPDPEGFGVLVDTTECIGCRKCEWSCAQANKLSDKPLEAFEDTSVFESPRRMTAGAYTVVNRHADPENPEKPTFVKAQCMHCLRPACASACLVGALRRQDNGAVSYDPWKCMGCRYCMVACPFQVPAYEYNNALTPVVSKCSFCFERVRDGGGPPACVDMCPPMCLTFAKRGELLELARGKIATNPGRYLNHIYGEHELGGTSWMYLTSRPVTELGLLEFGEKPIPEYTEPLQHGIFKYGLPPMLLFGLLATAMKTFDSKEEEE; translated from the coding sequence ATGGCCGGCGCGGGTGTGGCGGGGGTGTCATTGGCCCCCCGCGCCGCCGCGAACGGCGAATCTCCCGACCCTGAGGGTTTCGGTGTGCTGGTGGACACCACCGAGTGCATCGGATGCCGGAAATGCGAGTGGTCCTGCGCCCAGGCCAACAAGCTGAGCGACAAGCCCCTGGAAGCCTTCGAGGACACCTCCGTCTTTGAGTCGCCCCGCCGCATGACCGCGGGCGCCTACACGGTGGTAAACCGCCACGCCGACCCGGAAAACCCGGAAAAGCCCACCTTTGTGAAGGCGCAGTGCATGCATTGCCTGCGCCCGGCCTGCGCCTCCGCCTGCCTGGTGGGCGCGCTGCGCCGCCAGGACAACGGCGCGGTCTCCTATGATCCCTGGAAATGCATGGGGTGCCGGTACTGCATGGTGGCCTGCCCGTTCCAGGTGCCCGCCTATGAGTACAACAACGCCCTTACCCCCGTGGTAAGCAAATGCTCCTTCTGCTTTGAGCGCGTGCGGGACGGCGGCGGACCGCCCGCCTGCGTGGACATGTGCCCGCCCATGTGCCTCACCTTCGCAAAACGCGGTGAACTGCTGGAACTGGCCCGCGGTAAAATCGCCACCAATCCTGGACGCTACCTAAACCACATCTACGGCGAGCACGAGCTCGGCGGCACGTCCTGGATGTACCTGACCAGCCGCCCGGTCACCGAACTGGGCCTGCTGGAATTCGGGGAAAAGCCGATACCGGAGTACACCGAGCCCCTCCAGCACGGCATATTCAAATATGGTCTGCCCCCCATGCTGCTCTTCGGCCTGCTGGCTACGGCGATGAAGACCTTTGATTCGAAGGAGGAGGAGGAGTGA